In Fodinibius saliphilus, a genomic segment contains:
- the rfbB gene encoding dTDP-glucose 4,6-dehydratase, which produces MDKRILVTGGAGFIGSNLLLYLHEKYPNCHFLNIDKLSYASDLEYLTDIQDSNRYTFKQIDIVDREAVREVVRGFKPEAVFHLAAESHVDNSIKGPEPFIKSNVLGTFNLLEECRQLWQEDEGAWEQNRFLHVSTDEVYGELGDEGAFSEETAYAPNSPYSASKAGSDFIIRSYFHTYGMNVVTTNCSNNFGPHQHDEKLIPTVIRTALNHDDIPVYGKGENVRDWLYVRDHCAALDLVFRDGRSGETYIVGGDNEWKNIDLVKEICDILNEEVGDAPESDFKSLITFVKDRPGHDFRYAIDASKIKEELGWQKQHSFEERLKETVRWYIERYKA; this is translated from the coding sequence ATGGATAAACGTATTCTTGTTACGGGCGGAGCTGGTTTTATAGGTTCTAACCTGTTGTTGTATTTACATGAAAAATATCCGAATTGTCATTTTTTAAATATCGATAAATTGAGTTATGCCTCAGATTTAGAATATCTGACAGATATTCAAGACTCCAATCGGTATACCTTCAAGCAGATCGATATTGTTGATCGTGAAGCTGTTCGAGAAGTAGTCAGAGGTTTTAAGCCTGAAGCTGTTTTTCACCTTGCGGCCGAGTCACATGTTGATAATTCTATTAAAGGACCTGAACCCTTTATCAAATCAAATGTGTTGGGAACCTTTAATTTGCTAGAGGAGTGCCGCCAACTGTGGCAAGAAGATGAAGGGGCATGGGAGCAAAATAGATTTTTACATGTATCTACCGATGAAGTGTATGGTGAACTTGGTGATGAAGGTGCCTTTTCGGAAGAGACGGCCTACGCTCCCAACTCTCCTTATTCGGCTTCGAAAGCGGGTAGCGATTTTATTATCCGTTCTTATTTTCATACTTATGGCATGAATGTGGTAACGACCAATTGTTCTAATAACTTTGGTCCGCACCAGCATGATGAAAAGTTAATTCCAACGGTTATTCGTACGGCGTTGAACCATGATGATATTCCGGTTTACGGCAAAGGAGAAAATGTTCGGGATTGGCTGTATGTAAGGGATCATTGTGCAGCCTTGGATCTTGTTTTTCGGGATGGTCGTTCAGGTGAAACATATATCGTAGGTGGTGACAATGAGTGGAAAAATATCGATTTGGTAAAGGAAATATGTGATATTCTTAATGAAGAGGTCGGAGATGCTCCCGAATCTGATTTCAAAAGTTTAATTACTTTCGTGAAAGATCGCCCCGGGCATGATTTCCGCTATGCCATTGATGCCTCAAAAATTAAAGAGGAATTGGGCTGGCAGAAGCAGCACTCCTTTGAAGAGCGGCTGAAAGAGACGGTTCGGTGGTATATAGAACGATATAAAGCATAG